The following nucleotide sequence is from Desulfovibrio sp. JC022.
CTCTACACAGTCTACACCAACCTGTTCATCTACGACAGATCGGGGAAGATACTGGCCTGCTCCAATCCCGGTGAATATAACAAGGAAGGTCGGATATTAAACACAGGCTACGTGGGCCAAACAATCAGAATTACAGATTCGCAGCTCTACTGCGTTTCCGACTTCTTCAAGACGGATCTCTATGCCACAGACGGGAAGGAGCGTTACACTTACATATATAATGCATCCATCACCTCACACGAGGATTCATCCCATGTACTGGGCGGCATCGGTATTGTTTTTGATTCGGAACCGGAATTTGAAGCAATGTTGACCGACGTCTTGCCGCAGGACGGACAGGGCCGGATAATTGAAGGTGCTGAAGGAATGTTTGTTGAGCCGAATGGAAAACTGATTGCCAGCACCAATCCTGATCGCAATCCGGGTGAAACCATAAATCTGGATCATGATTTCACCCAGCTCACCGAAGGAGAATCCAGCGTAAAATTGATCGAGGAAGACGGCTCGCTCTACGCTATCGGCTGTGCGCATTCATCCGGATACCGAGAATACAAGCGGGATGGTGACTATAAAAATGATGTACTTTGTATTGTGCGGGTGCTCATTTAAGACGAACGTCCGCACCAGTAGCCGTGGCGGTAATAATAAATACGGTGTCCAATCAAAGCCCCCGTGCCCCGGACAACAACAAGTGCCACCTGTAATGAATCCATAAAACCCAACCATCGGGAAGCAGTATAAATAATTATAATTTCTGCTACCCAGACAAGAAAAGAAGCTCCCCAGATATCATGCCACAGGAACCAGAATTCCGGCATAATCAATCCGCCCCAACAAATGAGCGGGCCACGCTCAACCGGCGCATGGAGAACTTTAGGAGTCCTTCCGCCTTCAAGGGGATAGATCAGGAAACGGAAAAATGAATCTTTCAGGCTTAGTTTTACCCTAGGGCGGGGAGCACGTTTTACGGGTTCATCCCGTAGGTCCGGATCACCCGTCAGAACAACATCTTCCACTACTTCTGTTACTGATTCCACTTCAGGATCAGCGTTGCTGAATTCAAATTGCTCACCAACAACCTCCGGTCCGGGCAGGCAACTGACAGCTTGAAATTCCTGCTGCCTTCGCACAGCAGATTTCTCCACACTTTCAAAAGTAAATTGCGGAGGTCGAAGCGCGGACCGGATTATTCCAGGAGCAGCGTTAATCGTATCCAGCGTGAATTTTTCCAGCACATCATTTAATTTATCGAGATCAAAATAAGCGATTTTCTTTTCATCAGAAATATAGTTCCCATCGTATAGTACTGAAAAAGCGGCTTTGCTGTTATCCGCCGGCCAGTAATATTTACTGAGCTTACGAAAAGTAGAACCGAACCTACGAAAAATAAGGAAAAGAGATTTCTTCCGGGTAAGATAAAATTCACAGGAGGGGCATTTCTGCACACTAATACCATCTACGTTGTAAGTAAGCTTACTGCTTTTGTCCCCGCAATTCACACACTCGAGACCCTCCTCTTCCGCAGGGTTTTCAAACTCCTTCACAAAATCCTTAAAACTAGTCCTATTCGGAGAAACTGCGGCACAATATCCGGCAAGCGAAAGGGACCATCCATGACTCATATAGATAATGAAGAACATGAAAATAGAACTTAAATCTTCAAAAATAATCAAGTCATACAACCCGTGGGCCAAAACGGCATAGAGAAATGCTATAACCAACAACCCCCAGCCAATTTTGTTTTTAAGCAGCGAATAAACAGCAAGTCCCATAAACAGGCTGAAACTTATATGCATTGGAGTAGAAAGCAATAAGCGTAGCACCATTGTAACATATGGCTGTTCACTTTCGGCTACGTAAAAATAGTTTTCAATCACAGCAAAACCGAGCGCGACACAAGCCATATAAATCATGCCGTCAGTCGGTTCATTTATTTCCTTCCGAACAAAAATCAAACACAGAACCATAGCGATGAGCTTCGAAATCTCCTCCACCGGCCCAATAACAAAGAGAGAGCCAAATCCATTTTTGATCTCACTGATACCGAACGACTCAAGCCAGATATACAAAAATATAGCCAGACAAAATGAAACACCCCCACCGACAACGGTAACAAGAGCCATTTTACCGAAAGGTTCTTTCTCGTGAACGTCATATGATTGCAGGAAACGAATATAGAAAAAGCCGGATACAAAGGACAAAAGAAGGAGAAGATAAGCACTCATAATGATCAACCAGTAAAGTTACACACAGTAAAAACAAACAAAAAACGCCAGACTGTGAACCGACTACCTTAAAACAAAAACAATAGCTATGCTTAATAAACATATTTCACTTCACGTTTTATTGGCATAGCTCCTCCCCAAAAAACGGTAATTTTAAGCACCGCCCTTAATATAATGATTACTTTCTCCTAAACCGCAGAAATATGCCCATCAGAGCAACCAACAATAGTGCTGCCAATTCTACAGAGCTATCTACATTGGGATTAAAAACGCAACCACAAGCGGCAACCCTACCAGGAACCACAGGGTCGGTAACTCTACCCACCACGGGATTAGAGTCATACTCCCCGTTATCCTTCACTGAATAATTCACGGTATATACCTGCCCGCCGGTCAGGACCGCGCTCTGGGGAAGATACTGCCCGCTGTTGGCTTCGTCCGTAAGCCAGAAATACCCCTCCTCGGATGGAGTTTTATCAGGGCTGTAAATAAATGTTTTGCTGGGCTTATCAGAAAAAAGTTTGGCAAGAGTCAGATAGCCAACCGCACGTTCTCCAAGA
It contains:
- a CDS encoding PrsW family intramembrane metalloprotease, with translation MSAYLLLLLSFVSGFFYIRFLQSYDVHEKEPFGKMALVTVVGGGVSFCLAIFLYIWLESFGISEIKNGFGSLFVIGPVEEISKLIAMVLCLIFVRKEINEPTDGMIYMACVALGFAVIENYFYVAESEQPYVTMVLRLLLSTPMHISFSLFMGLAVYSLLKNKIGWGLLVIAFLYAVLAHGLYDLIIFEDLSSIFMFFIIYMSHGWSLSLAGYCAAVSPNRTSFKDFVKEFENPAEEEGLECVNCGDKSSKLTYNVDGISVQKCPSCEFYLTRKKSLFLIFRRFGSTFRKLSKYYWPADNSKAAFSVLYDGNYISDEKKIAYFDLDKLNDVLEKFTLDTINAAPGIIRSALRPPQFTFESVEKSAVRRQQEFQAVSCLPGPEVVGEQFEFSNADPEVESVTEVVEDVVLTGDPDLRDEPVKRAPRPRVKLSLKDSFFRFLIYPLEGGRTPKVLHAPVERGPLICWGGLIMPEFWFLWHDIWGASFLVWVAEIIIIYTASRWLGFMDSLQVALVVVRGTGALIGHRIYYYRHGYWCGRSS